Part of the Impatiens glandulifera chromosome 8, dImpGla2.1, whole genome shotgun sequence genome is shown below.
ATCCTTCTCTAATGAAACTGAAGTTCCTGTCGATTATCCTGCTGGATCATAATAGTAATCTGTCATCTCCTGTTCCAGATTTCTTTGCGAATTTCAGGAATTTGAAGGTTCTGTCTCTAAGTTCTTGTAATCTGAATGGGACATTTCCAGAAAAGATTCTTCAGCTTCCAACGCTACAAATTCTGGATTTAACTAACAACCAGAAGCTTCAAGGGTCATTACCAGAATTTCCCGATAATGGCTCtctaaaaaatctaaagctgagttcttcaaaattttcaggTCAGCTGCCTAATTCTATTGGGAAGTTGATGAATCTGTCAAGAATAGAGCTTTCAAACTGCAATTTCAGTGGAAATATACCAGCTTCAATGGCGAACCTCACCAAACTGGTTCACTTGGACTTGTCAACGAACTCATTTTCTGGGTCAATCCCATCTTTTCAAATATGCAAAAATCTCACCTTCATGGACCTTTCTCAAAACTTGCTTTCAGGTCCAGTTCCTTCATCACACTTTGCGGGTCTTCAGAAACTTGTCTACATTGATTTGCAAAACAATGTTTTCAATGGTGCTGTTCCATCATCACTATTTTCTATCCCATGTCTGAAGAAAATTCAACTTTCCAATAACCAGTTTGGTGATCAAATTGCTGAATTTTCAAATCCATCATCTATTCTAGATACCTTGGATTTGAGTAATAACAATCTGCAAGGGCCCATACCAAAGTCTTTCTTCCAATTTCAAAATCTCAACATCCTATCCCTCACTTACAACAACTTTACCGGCAACTTGAAACTAGAAGAAATGGCAACAAGTTTCCCCAACCTTATGAGATTAGAGTTATCGTTTAACAACTTGGCAATTGATGCCAGCTTCAGAAATGGTGGTTTCCAACTGCTGACAGTTCTGAAAATGGCTTCTTCCAAGCTGAAACAGTTCCCTAATCTACAATATCATTCAAGGATTACCAATCTCGATCTTTCAGATAACCAAATCCATGGGGAAATACCAAACTGGATATGGAAGGCCCAGTACCTCGCTCAGCTAAATCTTTCTTCTAATTATCTTCAGGATATGCAGAAACCTTATGATATTCCCAACAGCTTTACTTCCATTGATTTCTCTGGAAACCAATTAAAGGGAGAGATACCTCCAACTATTGCATCTCTAAAATCACTCTATGTTCTCAAC
Proteins encoded:
- the LOC124913051 gene encoding receptor-like protein 6, yielding MRSSFHDHWLVQAVILCVLCTRPTAASNQCLRDQETLLLQLRSELSFIGTMMMTWTPTKDCCRWDGVVCDRDGHVIVLDLSHESLYGGFNQSSSLFDLKFLQNLNLAYNSFVSLAIPSRIGELSNLEYLNLSSSGFAGQIPIELSQLTRNLTALTELNLDGIRISPMGIKWEQAISSLPNLQKLSMSNCYLVGPIDPSLMKLKFLSIILLDHNSNLSSPVPDFFANFRNLKVLSLSSCNLNGTFPEKILQLPTLQILDLTNNQKLQGSLPEFPDNGSLKNLKLSSSKFSGQLPNSIGKLMNLSRIELSNCNFSGNIPASMANLTKLVHLDLSTNSFSGSIPSFQICKNLTFMDLSQNLLSGPVPSSHFAGLQKLVYIDLQNNVFNGAVPSSLFSIPCLKKIQLSNNQFGDQIAEFSNPSSILDTLDLSNNNLQGPIPKSFFQFQNLNILSLTYNNFTGNLKLEEMATSFPNLMRLELSFNNLAIDASFRNGGFQLLTVLKMASSKLKQFPNLQYHSRITNLDLSDNQIHGEIPNWIWKAQYLAQLNLSSNYLQDMQKPYDIPNSFTSIDFSGNQLKGEIPPTIASLKSLYVLNISHNSLTGPIPSSIGNLTQLRSLDLSYNKLDGTIPLQLLDLTYLSFLNLSYNKLTGMVPNKRTFTETSFLGNHRLCGSVLNRSLKDGGPDTSSMLIILVSVFLVGEAEEEEEDTIEEDKRAHRQ